GGGTTCTCACCGGTTAGCAAGTGGATGATCTCGAATGCGTGCTTCACGATTCTTACGGCCATCAGCTTCTTGCCGTTGTTGCGGCCGTGCATCATCAAGGAGTTCGTCAGACGCTCCACAATAGGGCACTGAGCTTTGCGGAAACGCTTGTGTGCGTACCTACCAGCTGAGTGTGGTAAATACTTGGCGTATTTCTCCTTCACGGAGATGTAATCTTGCAGGGACATGTCCGAAACCTGGACATCGTAGCAGCTCCATCTTCCAAAAAGCTTAATTTCGGGAATATCGGCCGCTTGGGGCAGGGGCGCATTGTCGACGGCCACGCTGCCTGCGTCCATGCCGTCATCAACCCAGTTTTCATCAGCCATGATTATTTTAGCCTATGAAAAAACGATTACTGTGTTAAAACATGATAAATCACACACATTTGGTACAAATTTAAcactatttaaatataaaatacttacttttAGGCTAAGAAGTAGCGACCTAACCTCGTGTTGTCAGTGGAACACGGTAAAAAGGAAGTGGATTGGAAACGTGAAGTTGGCATCACACTTTTAGTGTTGCCatataaaagtaaatatttatgaaattattaaatttaacaaATTAAGGCGTGTATACATAGACAAACCAAAAGACATTTTAATGGTTTGATACATTTTCTTCATGGAAATATGTGTATTCAGACTgcttattttcttttttcagtTTACTAATCAGGTCACAGTGATATCAGTTTAATAATTGGTTCTTGTTAttaaagtatttattattaaaattcatGTTCTATCTTATAAATCTATAATTTAGCTATAAATAGTGTTCAAACCTTACCGGCCCATTAATGTATTAGCGCTATAACTTAGTTCAATCTGCAATTATTGTACTTTGATTGACACGGCATGTTTTTTATAGATGTGCAAAAACGTATGATTATATTCTCTTTGTATGCAAAACGCCGTATGCCCCGAGTGAAACGAAACGTAATGTCAAACTTTGACATTTCACTGTGCGTGAGATCTGCGATGTAATTCGGTTCGGGCCCCGGCTCATCAGAGTAGATAAGTTTCGCTCTGTTTTCTCTTATCTATCTTTTGCGCCGCACAGAGACCCTATCTGTTGTGATAACATCGAAGTGAGGTAACAATTTGCTTTTTTGCAGTGATCTCATAATCAATATATAATTTAACATCAAGGTTAGAAACAGGTGTACAAAGTTCGGTCGCTATGGCTGCGTTGAAAAATACCAagaatattaaacttttcaccTTTTTGGCTTCGAAATGTAATCCCCAAATGAACGCAAGAAGATTTTTGAATCTGCAAGAGTACCATAGCAAAGATTTATTAAGAAAGCATCAGGTATCCGTTCAGGACTTCCGTATTATTGACACCAAACTAGATCCGAAACCGCTCGGCGACTTCAAAGCTGATGAGTACGTGGTGAAGGCTCAGATCCTAGCCGGTGGGCGAGGCAAAGGTCATTTCGATAATGGATTTAAAGGGGGAGTTCATCTGACCAAAAATCCTAAAGAAATTATGGGAT
This genomic stretch from Leguminivora glycinivorella isolate SPB_JAAS2020 chromosome Z, LegGlyc_1.1, whole genome shotgun sequence harbors:
- the LOC125241022 gene encoding 40S ribosomal protein S5, whose protein sequence is MADENWVDDGMDAGSVAVDNAPLPQAADIPEIKLFGRWSCYDVQVSDMSLQDYISVKEKYAKYLPHSAGRYAHKRFRKAQCPIVERLTNSLMMHGRNNGKKLMAVRIVKHAFEIIHLLTGENPLQVLVTAIINSGPREDSTRIGRAGTVRRQAVDVSPLRRVNQAIWLLCTGAREAAFRNIKTIAECVADELINAAKGSSNSYAIKKKDELERVAKSNR